The region TTTGAAGGCGAATTGATCTTATTCTGGTGGACTTTTGACGTTCGACTTGGAGTTTGACGGAGCTGCCTCACAGAGGGAAGAGGGCAAtccctgcttttatttttctttgcagacGACCACAGttgagcacaaaaacaaacttgaacCAGACGAGCTGTGGGTCAACACTTGCGCTTAAGTGCGCGTCTGAAGCGGAGGAACTGAGGACGATTAACCGAagagactttcttttttttttttttttttaatttttccgttgttgaaaaaaagggaagggctctgccaagaaaagaaaaaaaaaacatttggaaattaaattatGCGTCAGCAAGTGCGCACTTTACGCACAGGTTGCACCGTGAAACTTTGAGATGTTGGCTCACCTCGCCGTTATTCTATTTCGTGTGTTAGGTTTGATTTCCTTTGTTGGTGCCAGCCCTTCAGGACTCAATGTTACCATGTGCCGGGGCTCAAAACTTTAAAGCGCAGCCAGAACCTTGAGGAGGTAAGCCTGAGACGGCCATGGGGGCCAAACAGAGCAGCCCGGTTTTTGATGGCAGAACTCGGGCTTATTCTAGCTCCGATCTCCCATCTGGAAACCCCAGCGGCGGAGAAAGGATCGCGGGGTTCAGGTACACTAATGGACCCGAAGGCCCCCGGATCCGGTACACGGGTGGAGGGCCAACCAGCTCTGGGCTCAGTATACCGGCCGGCGGCAGGTCAGGGTCGCACGCGAACAATCAGAGTCTCGACGGCACGGATGGTGACGATGAGGGCCAGCTGCCTCCTGAGGGCCACAGGCTGCTTATAGGGTCGTTACCGGCTCACCTGTCCCCTCACAT is a window of Xiphias gladius isolate SHS-SW01 ecotype Sanya breed wild chromosome 24, ASM1685928v1, whole genome shotgun sequence DNA encoding:
- the LOC120786739 gene encoding E3 ubiquitin-protein ligase znrf2-like isoform X2, which gives rise to MGAKQSSPVFDGRTRAYSSSDLPSGNPSGGERIAGFRYTNGPEGPRIRYTGGGPTSSGLSIPAGGRSGSHANNQSLDGTDGDDEGQLPPEGHRLLIGSLPAHLSPHMLGEDILSRDSGECAICLEELEQGDTIARLPCLCIYHKGCIDEWFEVNRSCPEHPAE
- the LOC120786739 gene encoding E3 ubiquitin-protein ligase ZNRF2-like isoform X1, whose translation is MGAKQSSPVFDGRTRAYSSSDLPSGNPSGGERIAGFRYTNGPEGPRIRYTGGGPTSSGLSIPAGGRSGSHANNQSLDGTDGDDEGQLPPEGHRLLIGSLPAHLSPHMLGGFHCPVCSKFMASDEIEKHLLMCFSKTRLTYNKDILSRDSGECAICLEELEQGDTIARLPCLCIYHKGCIDEWFEVNRSCPEHPAE